One Thermithiobacillus tepidarius DSM 3134 genomic window, CTTGCCGGCCCACGGCGGATCGACCTGGCGGACGCTGCCATCGGGCAGCTTTACCCGGGGGACACGCACTTCCAGGAAGCACTCGTGCTGGAAGAAGTTCAGGTGCCGGTAACGCTTGGCGACGGTGTCGTGAACCGGATGCTGGCCCTCCACGCCAGCCAGCGCGAAGCGGCTGCCGGCGATGAAGTCCACCCGGATGGTGAGCGTCTTGGCCGCCAAATCGAAGTCCGCGCCCGTCACCTGCCACGGCGGAGAGACCCCCAAGGCAGCCTCAAACAGCTTGTCAGTCATACCCGATCCCGTACCTGCTCAGGTCCAGCTTACCCACTCGAAATTGAAAAGAGGCCGTTTTTTTACCTGATGCTGCGGGATGTGCGCTTTAACGCTGCCGTCACCCGCATCGCGGCCAGGCGCCAAGCCACCGCAAGACGATACGCGCCGGCTTGCCCGGCGCGTGATGCAGTACGGAAACTGTGTGGGGCGCAGCCTGGAACTGCCCACGGACGGGCGAAAGGCCGCCGGCAGGCTTTATATTTCCCCGGAAGGCAAGGAGACCGGCGGCGGGCCCGCCCCTAAGCGGCGCTGTCCACCATCTTCAGGGCCTCGCCCAGGGAGTGCACGCCCACCGCCTTCAGCTTGCCGTCCACCACCAGGGCGGGCACGGACTTGATGCGCAGGTTGCTGACCAGGGTGCGTCCCGCCTTGTCGGCCACGTCGAGGACCTGATACTCGATCGGCCGCTGGCGGGCGACTTCCGACCAGACTTTCTCCGCTTCGGGGCAGGTGGGGCACCATTTGGAGGTAAGCAGGGTGACTTGCATGACTGACTCCTTGTGACATGCGAACGGACGCGACATCGCCGGGTGCGCGGACCCCCGAGGCGCGTCACGGCAAGGCGGCGCGCCTCAGAAACCAATGTACGCCCGCCGCCGGCCGGAGCGCCTTGATTTGGGTCAAGGACGCTTCCCGGCATTTAGACAAGAATGGAAGGCAGGTTGCGGCAGGACGGCGCAACGGGCCTGAACCAACGGGAGAAGCGAGCATGGAGACTTTGCAGGCGGCTTTCATCGAGGATCATCACCGGGCCGACGCCTTGTTCGAAGCGGCGCGCCAAGCCATCGGCGCTGGCGATTGGGCGCTGGCGCAGGAGCATTTCAGCGCCTTCCGACGCGGCATCGAGAACCACATGCGGGTGGAGGAGACCTTTCTCTTTCCGGCCTTCGAGGGCGCGCCCGGGAACGCGGATGACCCGCTGACCCACATCCTGCGCAAGGGGCACAAGGACCTGCGCGCCTTTTTCGAGGAGGTCCTGGAGGCCATCCTGTCCCAGGACGCCGAGGAGGCATTGGAGGTCATGGGCACGGTGCAGGTGATCCTGGAACAGCACGACGCCAAGGAGGAAAACGAGCTGTATCCGGCCATCGACGGGCTGCTGCAGCCGCAATCGGCCACCGTGCTGTCGGAACTGGCGGCGCGGGCCGCCTGAGGCGCACCCCCGCCGGCCGAAGCACCGGCGACCGGCTCAGTGGCTGAGCCGGTCGTCCTCGCTGCCCGCCAGGATGCCCTTGACGCGCTCCAGCAGCGCGGCCTGCTCGGCCTCGGCGTGCCGGAGCTTCAGGGCGGCGTCCCAAAGGGGGAAGAGGTTCTGCTCCTCGCGCGCCTCGTGCTTGGCCAGGGAACCGGACAGCAGAGCGAAGAAGGGCGCCACCTCCCCCGCCGCCGGCAGCCCGTCCTCGAAGAAGGACGCCAGGATGTCCAGCTGCTCGACGATGCGCTCGTGCTCCTCCAGCATCACCGTCACCGGCTCCCGCGGCACTTCGAGGGCCGGGGCCAAAATGAGGTTTTCCACGTGCACGTGGCGCCGCAGGCCAAGGGTGTAGGAGTCCAGCAGCGGCGCGGCGGTCGGCACGTCATTGGCGTTGACCCTGTGCAGCGCCTCGGCGAAGAGCCGGTCGAGCCGCTCGTGGTCGCGGCCCAGCAGCTCCATCAGGGTGCCCGGCTCCACGTCGTCGCGGTGCCGCAGCTCGACGCGCCAGCCGCCGGCCGCCATGGGCTCGGCTTCCCAGTGCAGGCGGTGGCGCACCTGCAGATTGACGCTCTGCATCAGGAGCGTGGGCTCCTCCGCCACCAGCAATCCCGCCGTCTGCCCCGGATGCAGGTCGCGCGCCAGCGCAAAGGCCTGGCTGCGCACCGCCACCGGGTCCTGTCCCCGCAAATCGCGGAAAGGATGAAATGCCTGCATGGTTCACCTCCTCGGATCGGATGTCCCCAGCTTGCCAGCATCCGGCCCGCCCGGCATTGATCTGCGTCAAGCGCCGGCCTTGCGCCGCTCGGCCATGTGCCGGCCCAGGACCTGCAGATCGGCCGCCGACAGCACTTGCCGCGCCAAAGGCAGGATGTGTTCGTCTTCGGTGGCCATGTGCGCGTGGTAGAGCTCGGCGAAGCGTGCCACCGGCAACGCTTCCGGCGCCACCATCTCGCCCTGGGCCAGTCGGCGCAGCAGGGGCGCCAGCTCCGCCCAGGCCTGTTCCATCGCCCGGTGCTGCGTTTCGAGCTGATGCAGGGTCTGCAACACGGCATGGCCGCCGGTGGCGGTGGCGTGGCGGTGCAGGATCGGAAAGAGATTCGCTTCCTCGTCCTCGTGGTGATGGCGGCCGGCGCTGTCGAAGTAGCGCAGGGCCTTGGCCGCCGCCTGGCGCACCTGCTCGTCGCAGCCGTGCGTCCGCAGGTAATCGGGCAGGCGCAGCAGGGTGGCGCACTGGGCCTTGATGCGGCCGTGGCAGGCGCCCAGCAGGCCCAGGGGATCGCTGAAGTCCGGGGCGGGGCTGGAGAGCTGCATGGCCTTAGCGCCGGGTGAAGTCGATGACGATCTGGCCCGGCTGCCGCTCCACGTACTCGATCTGCACGCCGTCGCCGTAGCGCGCGTGCAGTTGATCGAGCAGCGGCAGGGGATCGTGGTCGTTGGTAAAGCGCATGGTCTCCCCCGGCTGCAGCGCGTCCAGCGCCCCGAAGATGGCGGCATGGCGGAAGCGCTTGGCGACGCCGCGGGCGTCGAAGGGATGGACCGGCTTGGGGGAAAAGGTGGCGATTTCTGCGTGCATGGCAAACTCCTTGGACTGAATGCCGATCAGGGTGTCGGTTGCTGCTCTTGGTAGAACTCGCACATGAGCCGCAGGGAGCGACCCATGTTGACCGCCCGTTCCAGCCAGGCGGCGGCCAGTTCGGGCGGCAGGTGGTCGGCCAGGGTCTGGGCGAAGAGTGCGAGCCAGTCGTCGATCAGGGCCGGGGTCACGCCGACCGGAGCGTGCTTGTCGATCAGGTTGTAGCCGTCCGGCCGGAAGCGCGGGCCGCCCAGGCTGATCCACCAGAAATGGGTGAGGTGGGCCTTGTGCTCGTCCCAGTCGCTTACGATGCCGAAGGGCTCGGCCAGGGTGGGATGCCGCTGGATGCGGTCGTAGAAGTCATCCACCACCGCGCGGATGCGCGGCAGGCCGATCTCCGCGAAAGTCGGCCGCAGCCGCTTGCCCGTCTGTTCCGCACTCGACGCCATGCTTCATGTCTCCTTAAATTGGGCCGACCTGCTGGGCACTCACCAGCGCCAGGTTGGGGTCGTACAGGTATTCGACGTTGCCGGCCTCGACTTGTTTCAGGTACTGCTCGAATTGCTTCTTGGCCTCGGACCAGGAGATGCCCATCTTCTCGACCAGCTCCTCGCAGGGCGAGGCATGCCACTGCAGCTGCACGATCTTGAAGGGATCGGCGCCGCAGGCCAGCGCCGCGAACTGCACGTCGGCCATGATCGGCATGGAGTAGTTCTTCTCGTGGGCACGGCCGATCCACTGGTTCTTGTCCATGGTGGTGATGCAGCCGGTGTCATGTCCCACCATGACGTCGGCCTTGGCCTCTTCCTGCGCCACCTTGATCTTGCGGTCGATGGTGAAGGAACGGGTGAATTCGCGCTCGGAGATGATGTGCCGGAAGCCGAAGCCGCAGCAGTCATACCAGGTGGAATAATCGATCACTTGCGCGCCCAGGGCCATCAGCACCGAGGTGGTGACGGCCACCCGGTTGCCGCCCAGCACATCCGGATCGTAGATGGCATCCTCGGGCACCATCTTGTAGACGTGGCAGGCCGGATGCACGGTGGTCCGGATGTGGGACACGTCGATCTTCTGCAGGTCGGAGGCGATGCGATTGCGCATGACGTGCAGCCACTCGGAGTAGTGCACGATCTCCTCGGGGATGACGATCTTGCCGTCCACCAAGCGGCCGATCTTGCCGAGGATCTTCTTCACCTTCTCGCGCAGCTCGGCGCTCTCGATCAGATACTTGCGCACCTCCTTGTAATTGCCGAAGGAGGTGCCGCAGTGCACCAGGGGATAGAAATAGCCGGGACCATAGCCGTGCTGCTTGCCCGAGACGTAGGCCTGGTGGAAATTGCGCAGGAACACGGCGGCCAGCGACTCGACGTTGCCGATGCCGGAGCCGTGATAGTTCCAGGCCGTGCAGGAGGTCTGGTCGGTCTCGTCCAGATAGTCGCGCCCCGGCACCTGGCCGAGCTCGTTCATGAGCCACAGGAGGCTCGTCGGGTAGCCTGGGATGTTGCCGCACTGGCCACAGGACTTGTGATGCCAGAGCTGCTTGGTGGGGATGCGCTTGTCCCAGCCGTACAGCGTTTTCGTCATCACCGGCGCGTGCTCGTCGCGGATGCGGTGGACGATGATCTCGCCCTCCTTCTCCAGCTCCCACATGTGGTCGCGGATGTCGTCGATGCGCTCGCCGAGGTCGATGGTGCGCCGGTCCACGTGCTTGCGCACCCAGGAGGTGGCGCGCTCCGCCTCATCGGTGCTGAGATTGGTGGCCTGGAAAAAAGCCCCGTGGCCGGCGATGCCCTGCGCTTGCGTATCCATGGAATCATTCGTACCCATCATCTCCTCCTTGCATGTCCAATGAAGCCCCATACCCGAGCAAATCACTCAAGAATTGGCGCGCAGGCCAGGGTGCGCACCACCCCGCCGCGCAGCACGCTGCCCAGGATGCATCCATCCTAGCCCAGCGGCAGGGGCGGCGCCTTGATCTGGATCAAGGCCGCATATAGCCCAGCGCCGGCGCCGGCATCCGCAGGAAATCGGCCAGGGTGTAGCGGTCCAGCGCCGCCAGGAACTGTTCCAGCGCCTCGTGCAGTGCGCCCTTCAGAGCGCAGCTGTGCTCGATCACGCAGCGCCGGCCGCAGCTGCCGAAGCAGTCGACGAGATGCAGGTCCTCTTCGGCGCGGCGCACCACCTCGCCGACGTTGATGGCCTCCGGGGCGCGGGCCAGCTGGATGCCGCCCCCGCGGCCCCGCACGCTGCGGATGTAGCCCCAGTTGCCCAGGTGGTGCACCACCTTGATCAAGTGGTTCTTGGAAATGCCGTGGTAGCGCGCGATCTCGCCGGTGGTGGTCAGGAGGTCGCGCTGGCGGCCGAGATAGATGAGCACGCGCAGGGCATAGTCGGTGTAAAGGGTCAGGTGCATGGCCGGCTCCTCGATGCGGTGGCGACCGTCCGCGGATCGTCAACGGGTCAGCTGGGCATAAAGCAGCGGCAGGCGCCGCGGCAGCTCCGCGGGCTTGCGGATCACCACGTAGCCGCCGGGCCCGAACAGGTGCGGCAGATAGCCGCCGGCTTTTTCGTCGATGGTGACGCAGAAAGGCAGCAGGCCGCGCCGGCGCGCCTCCAGCACCGCCTGCCGGGTGTCCTCCACGCCGTAGCGCCCTTCGTACTGGTCCAAGTCGTTGGGCTTGCCGTCGGTCAGGAGCAGCAGCAGGCGCTGTCCGGCGCGCTCGCGCTCGAGGAGCACGCTGGCGTGGCGGATGGCCGCGCCCATGCGCGTGTAGTAGCCGGGCTTGACCGCGGCGATGCGGCCGCGCACCTGGGCGCCGTAGCTCTCGCCGAAGTCCTTCAGGGTGTGGAAGCGCACGTTGTCGCGGCGCAGGGAGCTGAAGCCGTAGAGGGCGAAGCGGTCCTGGCTGGCGGACAGCGCTTCGGCGAAGAGGAAAAGGCCGTCGCGGATCACGTCGATGACGCGCGCCTCGTCGCTCACCCAGGCGTCGGTGGACAGGGACAGATCGGCCAGCAGCAGGCAGGCCAGATCGCGATCGCGGCGATGCTGCGCCCGGTACAGGCCACGCTCGCCGGCCAAGGCGCCGCTGTGCCGCTCGGCGCTGTCCCGCACGCAGGCGTCCAGATCCAGGTCGGGACCGTCGAACTGGCCCTTGAGCCAGACCCGCGCCGGGGCCAGGGCCTGGAACTGGCTGCGGATGCGCCGCGCGGTGGCCGCCAAGTGGGACGGCAGGGCGCAGGGGACGGCCCGCTGGGCGATCAGGGGCTGGACGCGGCAGTGCTCGGGCTGCATCGCCCGCTTGCGGTAGTGCCACTCCGGCAGCAGGATGCCGCCGCCCAGCGGGACGTCGTCCACCGCGGCGGAAGGCAGATCCAGATCAAAGCGCAGGCGCGAGGCCACGGCTTTCTGGTCGCGGGCCACGCTCAAACGGTCCAGATCGTCGGCGGCCTGCTCGGCGCCGGTCGCGTCGTCCTCCTCGGTGGGACGGTTCACGCGCACGTACTCGGCCCAGCTGAGAATGCTCTCGGCACGGAAGAACAGCATGAAGCCGCTCTTGTTGTCCGGCATTTCCACCCGCTCGGCCTGCCGGCGGCGCTGATCCGCCGCATTCCGGCTGCCGCCGTCGCACTCCGGCGGCGGCAGCTCCGCCGCTCCGGCCACGTTGTCCGCTGCGCCGACGGGCGGATTGGGATGCAGCCACAGGTGCACGGGATGGGGCGGGCGCCTGGCGGGCGGCAGGGCAGCGACGCTGCCGGGCTGCCGGAGCGCGGCGCGAATGGCGCGCTCCTGCGCCGCCTCGTCGGCAGGCAGCCGCTCGGGCGCCGGACGCAGGGCCAGCGCCGGCTCCAACAGCCGCGCGTAGCGTGCGCGCATGCCCGGAAAGCGCGCGAAGGCCTGCAGCGTGGCCTGCTGGCTGCGCAGCAGCCAGGGCTGCTCCGCCGCCGCGGACGTGGCCGCCAGGGCAATGAGCCAGAGATAGAGATCGCGGTTCAGCGCGCGCGTGGGGAAAAGATCGATGGCCCCCGGCAGGCGCAGGGTCGCCTCGTCCAGCCAAGTCAGCTCCACTTTCCGGCTGTCGCCGGCCAGGCGCTGCAGCATGCCGCGGCGGGCGCCGTGGGCGGTCGCCGTGGCGGCCTCGACGGTCAGGCCGCCGTCACCGCCCAGGGCGCGAAACAGGATGCCCGCGGTCTTGCCGAGGCCGTCGAGGGTCACCGCCGCTTCCGGGTAGCGCCGCTCGGCGGCGCGGGTAATCAGGCGATGCCACAGGGCGCCGATCTGCTCCTCCATGCTATCCTCCCCGCCTGGCGGAAGAGGCCAGGCCGTGTGCAATCAGCGGCTTCACTTCTCCCGCCGCGCCGGCGCGCGGGAAGCAGTGGCCCGGCGACGGCGGATGCTGCCCGAAGTCGCGGGCCGATTTGTCCAGGGCGCAGTCGCCCTGCACCCACTGCAGCAGCGATCCCTGCGGGTTGCCGCGCTGGACCTCGCCGCAGGCGCTTGCGCAGCGGCCGCACTGGGTGCAGGCGAACATCTGGCGCTTGATGCTGCGCGGCCGCAGTCGCATCGGGCAGGCATGCTCGCAGGCGGCGTTGCAGTCGGCGCAAGCCGCCGCCCGGCGGCGGTCATAGCCGATCACCAGCGCCCGCCGGTTGGCCATCCAGGCGAAGCTCTGAAACAGGCCGACGGCGCAGCCGAAGCGGCAGAACAGGTGGCGGGCGAGGGTGAAATCGATGAAGAACAGCAGCGTGCCGGCGCCGATGAACAGGGCCTGATTGCGGGTCAGGGCGCCATGCCACAGGTTGCCGTAAACCACCGCCGGCGGCAGCAGATAAGTGAGCAGCACCGTGGCCCAGACGAAGGCGACGGCCAGGCCCGCGGGCGTCAGCAGCAGCCAGTACCAGCGATTCGGCCGCACGCGGCTGCCGTCGGGGTCCTGCTCCGGCAACCGCTGGCGGTCCCACAGGCTGTGCTTGCCGATGGCGCGGCGCATCAATCCGTTGAGGCTTTCCACCACCGAGAAGTGGGGGCACAGCCAGCCGCAGTAGAGCCGGCCGTAGCGCAGCGACATCCAGATGCCCGCGCCGACCACCGCCGCGATCGGCAGAAAGCCGCGCAACGTCAGATTGACCATGGCCTCGCCGATGCCGATGCGCCCGGCGGCCAGATCATCCAGGCCCAGCGTCCAGTGCAGCCCGAAAAAGAAGAAGTGCTTCTGGTACAGGTCCAGCCGGAAAATGTCGAAAACCGGCGCCAGGATGAACAGCAGCAGAAAGCCGGCCTGGAAGTAGCGGCGTTGTCGCTGCGTCTTATGCATGTGCCTGCTCCCGCACGCCGGCGTGGGCCATGTCCCTTCCAACGTCCGATTCACCCAAAATCCCGTGGCGCCGGAGCATCCGTCCGAAGCCGTCCATGACCACCGCGTGCGCCTGCTCCATGCGACCCAGCGCCTCCATCGCCGCCTCGCGCTCGCCGGCATGGTGGCACGTCACGGCGCGGCGGGCGTGCACGTGCACCGCCTTGTGCGGCTCCTCCAGCTCCCGATAGCCGGGTATGTGGGAAAACAACGCCTTGCCTTCGCCCGCGTAATACCACTGTCCCAGGCTGCACCCGGTCTCATCGGGAATGTCGTCGGCTGTCATCGGCGACAGGCCCATGAGCACCTTGTACACCTCCAGCTTGAGCAAGAGCTCCTCGATATTGGCCAACTGGATGTTGCTCAGCAGGGAAGAACCGGAAATGGCGCCCTCCATGCGCCGGGAGAGGTCGAGCAGCTTTTCCATGCTGTGCATGGCGGCACTGCTCTCTTCGCTGAAGCGGCGCGTATCGGCGGACCGGACTTCCATCACCTGCCGGGCCTGCCGCATTTCCTCGCGGATGTAAGCCACCAGGCTGGAGATCTCGCCGGTAGCCCGCGTCGTCCGTTCGGCGAGTTTGCGCACCTCGTCGGCAACCACCGTAAAGCCGCGCCCCTGCTCGCCGGCCCGTGCCGCCTCGATGGCCGCGTTCAGGGCCAGCAGATTGGTTTGGTCGGCGATCTCCTGGATGAGCTGCACGATGCCTTCGATCTCATTGACGCGCCCGTTGAGCGCGTCGACGCTAGCAACGGTTTCCCGGGTGCCCGCCAGCATGAGCCGCAGGTTTTCGGTGATGCGCTGGAATGCCAGCCGGTTGCCGTCCGATTCGCTGGCGGCCAGCAGGACGGATTCCCGCTCGGCGTGCAGGATGCGGGCCAGCTCGGCGAAGGACAGTCGCACGCCGCCGATGGAATCGCCGAAAGCGGCCAGTTTCGCAAACAGTTGTCCGCTCCAGGTGCGCTGCGCTTCCAGCATCTCGCTCCGCGCATGCCAATGATCGCGCTCCTCCTGCAGGGCGGCGAGCTGCGCCTGGAGGGCGGCGTTCTCCCGACTCAAGCGCTGGCAATCTGTTTCCAGGATCGCCACGCGGGCTTTGCTTTTGGACCATAGCATCATCGGCACCTCACCGCGCGAAAAGGGTTTGCACCACTTCCATCAAGGCCGCCGCCGTCTCCTCGTCGTCGGTGAGCGGCTCGACCAGCGCGGCCCGGCAGGCCTCCAGGGGATCGAAGCCGCCCTGGATGAGCTTGGCGGCGTAGACCAGCAGCCGGGTGCTGGCCACTTCCTCCAGATCGTGCTCCCGCAACGCGCGCAAGGCCTGGGCCAGGGAGACCAGACGCTTGGCCGCCGGCCCGTCGATGCCGGTCTCCGCCATGACGATCTCCTGCTCCGCGGCTGGTGCCGGGAAGTCGAAGCGCAGCGAGACGAAGCGCTGGCGCGTGCTGGGCTTCATGCTCTTGAGGAAATTCTGGTAGCCGGGGTTGTAGGACACCACCAGCATGAACTCCGGCGGCGCCTGCAGCGTCTCGCCGGTGCGCTCGATGGGCAGGATGCGTCGGTCGTCGGACAGCGGATGCAGGACCACGGTGGTGTCCTTGCGCGCCTCCACCACTTCGTCCAAATAGCAGATGCCGCCCTCGCGCACGGCGCGGGTCAGCGGACCGTCGCTCCAGTAGGTGGCGCCGTCGCCGATCAGATGCCGGCCGATCAGATCGGCGGCGCTCAGGTCGTCGTGGCAGGCCACGGTGTAGAGCGGCCGCCCCAGACGCTGCGCCATGTATGAGACGAAGCGCGTCTTGCCGCAGCCGGTCGGTCCCTTGATGAGCAGCGGCAGCTGGTTGCGCCAGGCGTGTTCGAAGAGCGCGATTTCATGCGCCGCGGGCTGGTAGAAGGGCAGCGCCTGTTCGGTTTCGCGCGGCGCGGGCGCCACGGCCAGATTGGAAGCGTTGTGTCGCATGGGATTCGCCTCTTGCGTAGATAAGTCCGAAAATCAGGCCGCCAGCAGATAGGCGGCGGCCACCATGCCCCCGACCGTCAGCAGGTAGGAGGCCATCACGAAGCGCCACAGGAAGGCCGCCCGGCGCAGCCCCATGAAGTGGCTCGCCACCAGGCGCCCCTTGAGCAGGGCCAGCGCCAACACGAAAAGCATGACCGCCGTGCCGCCCAGCTGCGCCTCGCCGATGGCGAAGCTGACCAGGGTCAGCAGCACCAGCAGCAGCCAGATGCGGGTGCAGGGCCGCATGCGCAGGCTTGTTTTCCGATCGTCCGAGTGCATGGCGCCCTCACCGAATGATGTAAACCAGCGCGAACAGCACGATCCAGACCAGGTCCACCATGTGCCAGTAGGAGGCGCCGGTCTCCACGCCCGTGTGCTCCGCCGCGCTGTAGGCGCCGCGCCGGGCCTTGTGCATCACCACCGCCAGGATCACCATGCCCAGCAGCACGTGCATGAAGTGGAACATGGTCAGGGACAGGTAGAACATGTAGAAGGTGTTGGTGCTCAGGGAGATGCCGGCCGAGAACTTGGCGTGGAACTCCGCGAGCTTGATGACGATGAACACGCCGCCCAGGCCCAGGGTGCCCAGCAGCCAGTGGGCGCAGGCGCGTGCCTGGCCCAGCTTGATGGCCGCCACGGCGCGGGCCGCGAAGTAGCTGCTGGTGATGAGCACCAGGGTATTGGCCAGGCCCGCCGCCCGGTTGAGGGTAAGCTGGGAAGCGTTGAACAGCTCCACATGCTGGCTGCGCGCAAAGGCGTAGGCCAGGAACAGGATGCCGAAAACCAGCAGTTCGGCGAAGATGAAGACCCAAATGGCGAAGTCGCCCGGCAGGGCGCCGGCATGCGGCTCATCCGCGCTGATGCTTTGTGCTTGCATGGTCATCTCCAGTCACAACGAGCTTGGTGGGAGGGCCGGGAGGAGGCGGGATGCCCCCTTCCCGATGCCCCAGTGCCTTGAGCGCTCACTTGGCGTAGGCGCCCGCGGCAGCCGGCTTGTGCTCCCAGGCTTCCTGGCCCACCACGAAGAAGCTGGCGAGATAGGAGATCAGGCCGGCCAGGAAGGTGAAGCCGGCCACCTCGCGCATCCAGTAGAAGAGCGCCACCTTCTCGGCCACCACCATGAACGGCAGCGGCGTGTCGCTGTAGCGCTGCAGCCAGACCTGCAGGATGCCGGCCCCGGTCAGGAACAGGGTGATGGCCAGCATGGACGTCACCATCAGCCAGAAGCCGGCGATCTCCCAGCGCTGGGCGGCGGGGCTGTTGGCGACGCGGCCGCGCAGGATGGGCATGGCGTAGGAGATGATGGTCAGGCTGATCATGGCGTAGGCGCCGAAGAAGGCCAGATGGCCGTGGGCCGCCGTGATCTGGGTGCCGTGGGTGTAGTAGTTGACCGGGGCCAGGGTGTGCAGGAAGCCCCAGACGCCGGCGCCCAGGAAGGCCATCACCGCGGTGCCCAGCGCCCACAGGGTGGCGGCCTTGTTGGGGTGGTCGCGGCGGCGCTTGTTCACCATGTTGAAGGCGAAGACCGTCATCATGAAGAAGGGAATCGGCTCCATGGCGGAGAAGACAGAACCCAGCCACTGCCAGTACTCCGGCGCACCGATCCAGTAGTAGTGATGCCCGGTGCCGAGGATACCGGTGATCAGCGTCATGGCGATGATGACGTAGAGCCACTTCTCGATGACCTCGCGGTCGACGCCGGTCACCTTGATCAGCACGAAGGCCAGAATGGCGCCGAGGATCAGCTCCCACACGCCTTCCACCCACAGATGCACCACCCACCACCAGAAGTACTTGTCCAGCACCAGGTTGGACGGGTTGTAGAAGGAGAAGAGGAAGAACACCGCCAGCCCCCAGAGGCCCAGCAGCAGCACCAGGGTGATGGAAGTCTTGCGGCCCTTCAGCACCGTCATGGAGATGTTGAAGAGGAAAGCCAGCGCCACCACGACGATGCCCACCTTGGTGATCAGCGGCTGCTCCAGAAACTCGCGCCCCATGGTCGGCAGGAGATTGTTGCCGGTCATCTCGGCAAGCGCGGCATAGGGCACCATCAGGTAGCCGAGAATGGTCAGGGCCCCGGCGATCAGGAAGACCCAGAACATGGCCAAGGCCAGCCGCGGGCTGAAGAGCTCCGTTTCCGACTCCTCCGGCACCAGATAGTAGGCTGCGCCCATGAAGGCGAAGAGCAGCCAGACGATGAGCAGATTGGTGTGCACCATGCGCGCCACGTTGAAGGGAATGGCCGGGAAGAGGAAATCGCCGGCCACGTACTG contains:
- a CDS encoding hemerythrin domain-containing protein, with protein sequence MQLSSPAPDFSDPLGLLGACHGRIKAQCATLLRLPDYLRTHGCDEQVRQAAAKALRYFDSAGRHHHEDEEANLFPILHRHATATGGHAVLQTLHQLETQHRAMEQAWAELAPLLRRLAQGEMVAPEALPVARFAELYHAHMATEDEHILPLARQVLSAADLQVLGRHMAERRKAGA
- a CDS encoding hemerythrin domain-containing protein → MQAFHPFRDLRGQDPVAVRSQAFALARDLHPGQTAGLLVAEEPTLLMQSVNLQVRHRLHWEAEPMAAGGWRVELRHRDDVEPGTLMELLGRDHERLDRLFAEALHRVNANDVPTAAPLLDSYTLGLRRHVHVENLILAPALEVPREPVTVMLEEHERIVEQLDILASFFEDGLPAAGEVAPFFALLSGSLAKHEAREEQNLFPLWDAALKLRHAEAEQAALLERVKGILAGSEDDRLSH
- a CDS encoding group III truncated hemoglobin; this translates as MASSAEQTGKRLRPTFAEIGLPRIRAVVDDFYDRIQRHPTLAEPFGIVSDWDEHKAHLTHFWWISLGGPRFRPDGYNLIDKHAPVGVTPALIDDWLALFAQTLADHLPPELAAAWLERAVNMGRSLRLMCEFYQEQQPTP
- a CDS encoding heterodisulfide reductase-related iron-sulfur binding cluster; this translates as MGTNDSMDTQAQGIAGHGAFFQATNLSTDEAERATSWVRKHVDRRTIDLGERIDDIRDHMWELEKEGEIIVHRIRDEHAPVMTKTLYGWDKRIPTKQLWHHKSCGQCGNIPGYPTSLLWLMNELGQVPGRDYLDETDQTSCTAWNYHGSGIGNVESLAAVFLRNFHQAYVSGKQHGYGPGYFYPLVHCGTSFGNYKEVRKYLIESAELREKVKKILGKIGRLVDGKIVIPEEIVHYSEWLHVMRNRIASDLQKIDVSHIRTTVHPACHVYKMVPEDAIYDPDVLGGNRVAVTTSVLMALGAQVIDYSTWYDCCGFGFRHIISEREFTRSFTIDRKIKVAQEEAKADVMVGHDTGCITTMDKNQWIGRAHEKNYSMPIMADVQFAALACGADPFKIVQLQWHASPCEELVEKMGISWSEAKKQFEQYLKQVEAGNVEYLYDPNLALVSAQQVGPI
- a CDS encoding thioredoxin family protein; its protein translation is MQVTLLTSKWCPTCPEAEKVWSEVARQRPIEYQVLDVADKAGRTLVSNLRIKSVPALVVDGKLKAVGVHSLGEALKMVDSAA
- a CDS encoding hemerythrin domain-containing protein is translated as METLQAAFIEDHHRADALFEAARQAIGAGDWALAQEHFSAFRRGIENHMRVEETFLFPAFEGAPGNADDPLTHILRKGHKDLRAFFEEVLEAILSQDAEEALEVMGTVQVILEQHDAKEENELYPAIDGLLQPQSATVLSELAARAA
- a CDS encoding DUF2249 domain-containing protein, encoding MHAEIATFSPKPVHPFDARGVAKRFRHAAIFGALDALQPGETMRFTNDHDPLPLLDQLHARYGDGVQIEYVERQPGQIVIDFTRR
- a CDS encoding nitric oxide reductase activation protein NorD: MEEQIGALWHRLITRAAERRYPEAAVTLDGLGKTAGILFRALGGDGGLTVEAATATAHGARRGMLQRLAGDSRKVELTWLDEATLRLPGAIDLFPTRALNRDLYLWLIALAATSAAAEQPWLLRSQQATLQAFARFPGMRARYARLLEPALALRPAPERLPADEAAQERAIRAALRQPGSVAALPPARRPPHPVHLWLHPNPPVGAADNVAGAAELPPPECDGGSRNAADQRRRQAERVEMPDNKSGFMLFFRAESILSWAEYVRVNRPTEEDDATGAEQAADDLDRLSVARDQKAVASRLRFDLDLPSAAVDDVPLGGGILLPEWHYRKRAMQPEHCRVQPLIAQRAVPCALPSHLAATARRIRSQFQALAPARVWLKGQFDGPDLDLDACVRDSAERHSGALAGERGLYRAQHRRDRDLACLLLADLSLSTDAWVSDEARVIDVIRDGLFLFAEALSASQDRFALYGFSSLRRDNVRFHTLKDFGESYGAQVRGRIAAVKPGYYTRMGAAIRHASVLLERERAGQRLLLLLTDGKPNDLDQYEGRYGVEDTRQAVLEARRRGLLPFCVTIDEKAGGYLPHLFGPGGYVVIRKPAELPRRLPLLYAQLTR
- a CDS encoding RrF2 family transcriptional regulator, whose translation is MHLTLYTDYALRVLIYLGRQRDLLTTTGEIARYHGISKNHLIKVVHHLGNWGYIRSVRGRGGGIQLARAPEAINVGEVVRRAEEDLHLVDCFGSCGRRCVIEHSCALKGALHEALEQFLAALDRYTLADFLRMPAPALGYMRP
- a CDS encoding CZB domain-containing protein → MHSMEKLLDLSRRMEGAISGSSLLSNIQLANIEELLLKLEVYKVLMGLSPMTADDIPDETGCSLGQWYYAGEGKALFSHIPGYRELEEPHKAVHVHARRAVTCHHAGEREAAMEALGRMEQAHAVVMDGFGRMLRRHGILGESDVGRDMAHAGVREQAHA
- a CDS encoding 4Fe-4S binding protein, giving the protein MHKTQRQRRYFQAGFLLLFILAPVFDIFRLDLYQKHFFFFGLHWTLGLDDLAAGRIGIGEAMVNLTLRGFLPIAAVVGAGIWMSLRYGRLYCGWLCPHFSVVESLNGLMRRAIGKHSLWDRQRLPEQDPDGSRVRPNRWYWLLLTPAGLAVAFVWATVLLTYLLPPAVVYGNLWHGALTRNQALFIGAGTLLFFIDFTLARHLFCRFGCAVGLFQSFAWMANRRALVIGYDRRRAAACADCNAACEHACPMRLRPRSIKRQMFACTQCGRCASACGEVQRGNPQGSLLQWVQGDCALDKSARDFGQHPPSPGHCFPRAGAAGEVKPLIAHGLASSARRGG